In Dermacentor variabilis isolate Ectoservices chromosome 7, ASM5094787v1, whole genome shotgun sequence, a genomic segment contains:
- the LOC142587481 gene encoding thrombin inhibitor hemalin-like isoform X3 — MKLYIFLALVGTAFAARNFDRECRQAPDSGFCRAQQLMWWFNVESGRCERFYYGGCGGNENKYETKEQCQENCSAEKPILRPYPQDAPLSGMTEDFVSASVASVCYLQPHAGPCQASIPRFYYDSNAKTCRPFVYGGCHGNGNNFESHRDCMFFCASPVPLQPEPRMA; from the exons CGGCGAGGAACTTCGACAGGGAATGCCGCCAGGCACCGGACAGCGGATTCTGCAGGGCACAGCAGCTGATGTGGTGGTTCAACGTTGAAAGCGGAAGGTGTGAGCGGTTCTACTACGGTGGCTGCGGCGGTAACGAGAACAAGTACGAGACCAAGGAGCAATGCCAGGAAAACTGTTCGGCTGAAAAAC cGATCCTCAGACCATACCCACAAGATGCGCCCTTATCGGGAATGACGGAGGACTTTGTTTCTG cgtccgttgcatccgttTGTTACTTGCAACCACATGCGGGACCTTGCCAAGCATCCATCCCCCGTTTCTACTACGATTCCAACGCTAAAACCTGCCGCCCCTTTGTGTACGGTGGCTGCCACGGCAACGGCAACAACTTTGAGTCTCACCGAGACTGCATGTTCTTCTGCGCATCTCCAGTGCCCCTACAGCCCGAGCCACGCATGGCATAA
- the LOC142587481 gene encoding thrombin inhibitor hemalin-like isoform X4, producing MKLYIFLALIGTAFAARNFDRECRQAPDSGFCRAQQLMWWFNVESGRCERFYYGGCGGNENKYETKEQCQENCSAEKPILRPYPQDAPLSGMTEDFVSASVASVCYLQPHAGPCQASIPRFYYDSNAKTCRPFVYGGCHGNGNNFESHRDCMFFCASPVPLQPEPRMA from the exons CGGCGAGGAACTTCGACAGGGAATGCCGCCAGGCACCGGACAGCGGATTCTGCAGGGCACAGCAGCTGATGTGGTGGTTCAACGTTGAAAGCGGAAGGTGTGAGCGGTTCTACTACGGTGGCTGCGGCGGTAACGAGAACAAGTACGAGACCAAGGAGCAATGCCAGGAAAACTGTTCGGCTGAAAAAC cGATCCTCAGACCATACCCACAAGATGCGCCCTTATCGGGAATGACGGAGGACTTTGTTTCTG cgtccgttgcatccgttTGTTACTTGCAACCACATGCGGGACCTTGCCAAGCATCCATCCCCCGTTTCTACTACGATTCCAACGCTAAAACCTGCCGCCCCTTTGTGTACGGTGGCTGCCACGGCAACGGCAACAACTTTGAGTCTCACCGAGACTGCATGTTCTTCTGCGCATCTCCAGTGCCCCTACAGCCCGAGCCACGCATGGCATAA